In Phycodurus eques isolate BA_2022a chromosome 23, UOR_Pequ_1.1, whole genome shotgun sequence, a genomic segment contains:
- the mfsd8 gene encoding major facilitator superfamily domain-containing protein 8 isoform X3, whose amino-acid sequence MNTYGEEMDSRMHPWKPKERKRRKKKKKEKENTETDGPQQSNKEENLAVGDKLRDSEGGGTEVGAEVGMEAAAEVGMEAAAEVGMEAAAEVGMEVGSRGESDSRDVKELDLTSCFMRNASQIVQRKLKQKPKKENGSKKPLGKEQLPKKSDKDIGKEVSAGKHANIKISYALADGGNKCANSGHFQLAVDYFTRAIQYNPTDVKLFVNRAFCLEKLQEYEKALADAELCLGMRPGWNIGLFRKGRALAGLKRYQESIQAFQEILKMDGSCAEATQEIMRTQIKQLMAYGFTQEQSSNALNIHGTVQKAHEELSRLNPRIAPQGPAAPKIPAKTRPLVTPSLQTQEDHPLELFPVWVGNLTPAVTEQLLFNLFSRVGSLHSVKLLVNRRCAFVNFTRQECCDEAIRLFHALFVEPSPPEA is encoded by the exons ATGAATACATACGGTGAAGAAATGG aTTCCAGAATGCACCCGTGG AAACCGAAGGAAAGAAAGCGccggaagaaaaagaagaaggaaaaagagAACACC GAGACTGATGGTCCACAGCAGTCCAACAAGGAGGAGAATCTGGCGGTTGGAGATAAATTGCGAGACAGCGAGGGAGGCGGGACAGAAGTCGGAGCGGAAGTCGGAATGGAAGCTGCAGCGGAAGTCGGAATGGAAGCTGCAGCGGAAGTCGGAATGGAAGCTGCAGCGGAAGTCGGAATGGAAGTGGGCTCCCGTGGCGAAAGCGATTCTCGCGATGTTAAG gagCTTGATTTGACAAGTTGTTTCATGAGGAACGCTTCCCAAATAGTTCAGCGTAAATTGAAGCAGAAACCTAAGAAGGAGAACGGGAGTAAGAAGCCACTCGGCAAAGAACAACTTCCAAAGAAATCCGATAAGGACATCGGGAAGGAG GTGTCTGCAGGCAAACACGCTAATATTAAAATAAGCTACGCCCTCGCTG ATGGTGGGAATAAGTGTGCTAACTCCGGACATTTTCAGTTGGCGGTGGATTATTTTACCCGAGCCATCCAGTATAATCCTACGGATGTCAA GTTGTTTGTAAACCGCGCATTCTGTTTGGAGAAGTTGCAGGAATACGAGAAGGCCCTGGCCGACGCGGAGTTGTGCCTCGGCATGCGCCCGGGTTGGAATATAGGACTTTTTCGCAAGGGACGAGCTTTAGCGGGTTTAAAG aGATACCAGGAGTCAATCCAGGCCTTCCAGGAGATTCTGAAGATGGACGGCTCTTGTGCTGAGGCCACCCAAGAAATTATGCGAACGCAGATCAAGCAGCTCATG GCGTACGGATTTACGCAGGAGCAGAGTTCAAATGCCTTAAATATACACGGGACGGTGCAGAAAGCACACGAGGAGCTATCCAGATTAAACCCGCGTATCG CCCCACAAGGCCCGGCGGCTCCCAAAATCCCGGCGAAGACCCGACCCCTCGTGACGCCCAGCCTCCAAACTCAAGAGGATCATCCTTT GGAACTATTTCCGGTGTGGGTGGGCAACCTGACTCCGGCGGTGACGGAACAGCTGCTCTTCAACCTGTTCAGCAG GGTGGGTTCGCTTCACAGCGTCAAGCTCCTGGTGAACCGACGCTGCGCCTTCGTGAACTTTACGCGACAGGAGTGCTGCGACGAAGCCATCCGACTATTTCAC GCACTGTTCGTCGAGCCCAGCCCACCGGAAGCCTGA
- the mfsd8 gene encoding major facilitator superfamily domain-containing protein 8 isoform X2, with protein sequence MNTYGEEMDSRMHPWKPKERKRRKKKKKEKENTETDGPQQSNKEENLAVGDKLRDSEGGGTEVGAEVGMEAAAEVGMEAAAEVGMEAAAEVGMEVGSRGESDSRDVKELDLTSCFMRNASQIVQRKLKQKPKKENGSKKPLGKEQLPKKSDKDIGKEVSAGKHANIKISYALADGGNKCANSGHFQLAVDYFTRAIQYNPTDVKLFVNRAFCLEKLQEYEKALADAELCLGMRPGWNIGLFRKGRALAGLKRYQESIQAFQEILKMDGSCAEATQEIMRTQIKQLMAYGFTQEQSSNALNIHGTVQKAHEELSRLNPRIAPQGPAAPKIPAKTRPLVTPSLQTQEDHPLELFPVWVGNLTPAVTEQLLFNLFSRVGSLHSVKLLVNRRCAFVNFTRQECCDEAIRLFHRFALMGQWIAVRYPDRIPTGMGFSKAALKARPPH encoded by the exons ATGAATACATACGGTGAAGAAATGG aTTCCAGAATGCACCCGTGG AAACCGAAGGAAAGAAAGCGccggaagaaaaagaagaaggaaaaagagAACACC GAGACTGATGGTCCACAGCAGTCCAACAAGGAGGAGAATCTGGCGGTTGGAGATAAATTGCGAGACAGCGAGGGAGGCGGGACAGAAGTCGGAGCGGAAGTCGGAATGGAAGCTGCAGCGGAAGTCGGAATGGAAGCTGCAGCGGAAGTCGGAATGGAAGCTGCAGCGGAAGTCGGAATGGAAGTGGGCTCCCGTGGCGAAAGCGATTCTCGCGATGTTAAG gagCTTGATTTGACAAGTTGTTTCATGAGGAACGCTTCCCAAATAGTTCAGCGTAAATTGAAGCAGAAACCTAAGAAGGAGAACGGGAGTAAGAAGCCACTCGGCAAAGAACAACTTCCAAAGAAATCCGATAAGGACATCGGGAAGGAG GTGTCTGCAGGCAAACACGCTAATATTAAAATAAGCTACGCCCTCGCTG ATGGTGGGAATAAGTGTGCTAACTCCGGACATTTTCAGTTGGCGGTGGATTATTTTACCCGAGCCATCCAGTATAATCCTACGGATGTCAA GTTGTTTGTAAACCGCGCATTCTGTTTGGAGAAGTTGCAGGAATACGAGAAGGCCCTGGCCGACGCGGAGTTGTGCCTCGGCATGCGCCCGGGTTGGAATATAGGACTTTTTCGCAAGGGACGAGCTTTAGCGGGTTTAAAG aGATACCAGGAGTCAATCCAGGCCTTCCAGGAGATTCTGAAGATGGACGGCTCTTGTGCTGAGGCCACCCAAGAAATTATGCGAACGCAGATCAAGCAGCTCATG GCGTACGGATTTACGCAGGAGCAGAGTTCAAATGCCTTAAATATACACGGGACGGTGCAGAAAGCACACGAGGAGCTATCCAGATTAAACCCGCGTATCG CCCCACAAGGCCCGGCGGCTCCCAAAATCCCGGCGAAGACCCGACCCCTCGTGACGCCCAGCCTCCAAACTCAAGAGGATCATCCTTT GGAACTATTTCCGGTGTGGGTGGGCAACCTGACTCCGGCGGTGACGGAACAGCTGCTCTTCAACCTGTTCAGCAG GGTGGGTTCGCTTCACAGCGTCAAGCTCCTGGTGAACCGACGCTGCGCCTTCGTGAACTTTACGCGACAGGAGTGCTGCGACGAAGCCATCCGACTATTTCAC CGCTTTGCGCTGATGGGCCAGTGGATTGCTGTTAGATATCCCGACAGGATCCCCACGGGCATGGGCTTTTCCAAGGCAGCCCTCAAGGCAAGACCTCCACACTGA
- the mfsd8 gene encoding major facilitator superfamily domain-containing protein 8 isoform X1, whose protein sequence is MSQFVDPDENTPLLRDEPRSDDDHDDAYQSRWRSIRVMYFTMFLSSVGFTIVITSLWPYLQKSDDSADATFLGWVVAAYSLCQMAASPLFGLWSNHRRRREPLVCSIVINLLGNIYYAYASLPLTGNKYHILISRAFVGFGAGNVAVVRSYVAGATSLKERTNAMANMSACQALGFILGPALQACLSFLGELGYTVEFIDLKLNMYTAPALLAAVFGVINILLVLLVLREHRIDDNGRCIQPINYLPEDEVDIMDDPEETIDHLAVFTSNVLFFIVMFIFAVFETIATPLSMDMFAWTRREAVFYNGIIICGIGFESILVFLAVKVAAQRVGDRPVLLAGLAIIFCGFFILLPWGSHYPKIQWADLKNNSLVSQLSSNSSFEPTGCPYDQTWCQYTPAIHLAQYITSDFLIGVGYPACNVMSYTLYSKILGPKPQGVYMGWLTASGSGARTLGPVFMSHVYTLLGPRWAFSIICALVVAAIFLLSCVYHRLIAFSVRHGRTIE, encoded by the exons ATGTCTCAGTTCGTGGATCCGGACGAAAACACCCCCTTACTCCGGGATGAACCAAGGAG TGATGACGATCATGATGACGCTTACCAGAGCCGATGGAGGTCGATCAGAGTCATGTACTTCACGATGTTTCTCAGCAGCGTGG GTTTCACCATTGTAATCACGTCGCTGTGGCCGTACTTGCAAAAGTCTGACGACAGCGCAGATGCCACCTTCCTCGGCTGGGTGGTGGCGGCCTACAGTCTTTGCCAGATGGCGGCGTCGCCCCTGTTCGGCCTGTGGTCCAATCACCGGCGACGCAGAGAGCCGCTGGTGTGCTCCATCGTCATCAACCTGTTGGGCAATATCTACTACGCCTACGCTTCCCTGCCATTGACTGGGAACAAATACCACATACTAATTTCTCGAGCGTTTGTGGGCTTCGGAGCAG GTAATGTTGCCGTCGTGAGGTCATACGTGGCCGGAGCCACGTCGCTGAAAGAGAGGACGAACGCCATGGCCAACATGAGTGCCTGTCAAGCCTTGGGGTTCATCCTCGGACCAG CTCTGCAGGCCTGCTTGTCGTTCCTCGGGGAACTGGGTTACACTGTGGAGTTCATTGACCTGAAGCTCAACATGTACACTGCTCCGGCTTTACTGGCCGCCGTCTTTGGTGTCATCAACATCTTGTTGGTGCTCTTGGTGCTCAG GGAGCACCGCATCGATGACAACGGAAGATGCATTCAACCCATCAACTACCTCCCTGAAG ATGAGGTGGACATCATGGACGACCCGGAGGAAACCATCGATCATTTAGCTGTTTTCACCTCCAACGTCCTCTTCTTCATCGTCATGTTCATTTTCGCTGTCTTCGAGAC GATCGCCACGCCGTTGTCCATGGACATGTTCGCCTGGACGAGGAGAGAGGCCGTTTTCTACAACGGCATCATCATCTGCGGCATCGGCTTTGAATCGATCCTGGTGTTTCTGGCGGTAAAAGTGGCCGCTCAGAG ggttggTGATCGTCCGGTGCTACTCGCAGGTCTGGCCATCATATTCTGCGGCTTCTTCATCCTGCTACCATGGGGAAGCCATTACCCCAAAATCCAGTGGGCAg ACCTTAAAAACAACTCATTGGTGAGTCAGTTGTCATCCAACAGCTCATTTGAGCCCACGGGTTGCCCATATGACCAGACCTGGTGTCAGTACACCCCCGCCATCCACCTGGCTCAGTACATCACCTCGGATTTCCTCATCGGAGTGGGCTATCCAGCTTGCAACGTCATGTCCTACACACTTTATTCCAAGATCCTTGGACCCAAACCTCAG GGTGTGTACATGGGCTGGCTGACGGCGTCGGGGAGCGGCGCACGGACTCTGGGCCCTGTGTTCATGTCCCACGTGTACACGCTCCTCGGCCCTCGGTGGGCCTTCAGTATCATCTGCGCTCTGGTGGTGGCGGCCATCTTCCTCCTCAGCTGCGTGTACCATAGACTCATCGCTTTTTCCGTGCGTCACGGAAGGACGATAGAATGA
- the LOC133397766 gene encoding uncharacterized protein LOC133397766 isoform X1, with amino-acid sequence MAENVRSPFDYREPPTLDSDGDGSKPPPPRGRMCGRKRKGTPVKVCDRAYVTEDEEESMSEHSYSPGDGQYPEGAEDGLPPPGSPYYLADPAQLCVPELGEEGAGGVRGPVLFHPPPNCRIREVHCGTQVRLVVIAIRDIAKGEEITVDYSLTDWGENAMDEEAGPHPLSLSVSDYLTPSWSLSPSSSPLTHSEPSDSDREEDEEEEEDDDDDEEEEEEEMEAMRGRMLRRRKKRNIPAVVSAKKKGTPASSRGPGRPCSSFSAPPGRSNPQPVSALAPPTTNINNNININIGGSSGAPVSRRQHCLYCGRHYRSLSRHLEKHHANQPEVRSAMELAHLRTHSNGNPSPASAAHGHSFAVPQPSAPGPAPPPSLFARGRESPGTRSGAVSFSLSLSPPAQKKVGSGSPLPTAKRVAPPTAPRVKSPAPPPPSPPRRGRRMKREKLEEQQKVEVERVQEDLAPPPTPEPDIDLEEDLDLSADGDGDAPEEKNGETTRSRRHHMSPLLSSLSSLVVYLRQQQHAAFLSLGRSRSAEAWRQLCHASLSLLILFNRQRECEVAKLTIQDYRKRAAPQESSCGGSPSGTEALLSPFERRVLCHLPRAGVMGKRGRVQPLILPPNCESCLDLLLQTSADVGVDPESPYIFSRPYHSPATPLRGTDLLRNLARASGVKNPGAITGTRVRRQVAILTQLLFLEEGQAPGCATKRLENFLETEYHVTQNCSSIARDAALMGRVGRVVLYGEKEGVLFRGMSLQHICLELDVMSGNSVDSFSEGSEAEDVKEEVPEKVEVIVKKKGPGRPPKRKRAPTPSAVSPSVASAPKRRSLPPKSGKRGVLKRPWSEAERVAVETHLKRNLADLRVPAKADCERCLELCPLLVSNQRDWRAIKFYVHNRIQLLKKQGRRESAAMAAAATAAVC; translated from the exons ATGGCGGAAAATGTACGCTCGCCTTTCGACTACCGGGAGCCACCGACGCTCGACAGCGACGGGGACGGCAGCAAACCGCCACCGCCGCGGGG TCGCATGTGCGGCAGAAAGCGTAAGGGGACGCCGGTGAAGGTATGCGACCGAGCATACGTCAcggaagatgaggaggagagCATGTCTGAGCACAGCTACAGCCCTG GTGACGGCCAATACCCAGAGGGCGCCGAGGATGGCCTCCCTCCCCCTGGGAGTCCCTACTACCTGGCAGATCCTGCTCAGCTCTG CGTGCCGGAGCTGGGCGAAGAAGGGGCAGGCGGCGTCCGGGGACCCGTGCTCTTTCACCCGCCGCCCAATTGCAGGATTCGCGAGGTGCACTGCGGGACTCAGGTGCGGCTGGTCGTCATAGCGATCCGAGACATCGCCAAAGGGGAGGAGATCACGGTGGACTACAGCCTGACGGACTGGGGCGAAAACGCCATG GACGAGGAGGCCGGCCCCCACCCGCTGTCCCTCTCTGTTTCGGATTACCTCACTCCCTCCTGGTCACTGTCGCCCTCATCCTCGCCACTCACCCACTCCGAACCCAGCGATTCAGACcgggaggaggacgaggaggaggaagaggatgatgatgatgatgaggaggaagaggaagaggaaatggAGGCGATGCGGGGCCGGATGCTTCGCCGGCGCAAGAAGCGCAATATCCCCGCTGTGGTCAGCGCCAAGAAAAAGGGCACGCCCGCCTCCTCCCGTGGGCCGGGGCGCCCCTGCTCGTCCTTCTCGGCGCCCCCTGGCAGGTCTAACCCGCAGCCAGTCAGCGCCCTGGCCCCCCCGACCACCAACATCAACAATAACATCAACATAAACATTGGCGGCTCCAGTGGCGCCCCGGTGAGCCGGCGCCAGCACTGTCTGTACTGCGGGCGCCACTATCGGTCTTTGTCGCGCCACCTGGAGAAGCATCACGCCAACCAGCCCGAGGTGCGCTCGGCCATGGAGCTGGCGCACCTCCGCACGCACTCCAACGGCAATCCCTCACCCGCCTCCGCGGCTCACGGTCATTCCTTTGCGGTCCCGCAGCCTTCCGCCCCCGGACCGGCACCGCCACCCTCGCTCTTCGCCAGGGGGCGCGAATCGCCGGGTACCCGCTCCGGCGCCGTTTCTTTCTCCCTCTCCCTGTCGCCGCCCGCTCAGAAGAAGGTGGGGTCCGGCTCGCCGTTGCCGACCGCCAAGCGCGTCGCCCCTCCGACGGCGCCCCGGGTAAAGAGCCCCGCACCTCCTCCGCCGTCTCCCCCGAGGAGAGGTCGCAGGATGAAGAGGGAGAAGCTTGAAGAGCAGCAAAAGGTGGAGGTAGAGCGGGTCCAAGAGGATCTTGCTCCACCTCCAACGCCGGAGCCGGACATCGATCTCGAAGAAGATCTCGATTTGAGTGCGGATGGAGACGGCGACGCACCGGAGGAGAAGAACGGAGAGACCACCAG GTCACGCCGGCACCACATGTCTCCACTGCTGTCGTCGCTGTCCTCGTTGGTGGTGTACCTCCGCCAGCAGCAGCACGCCGCCTTCCTGTCGCTGGGCCGCTCCCGCTCCGCCGAGGCCTGGCGCCAGCTCTGCCACGCCAGCCTCTCGCTGCTCATCCTCTTCAACCGCCAGCGCGAGTGCGAGGTGGCCAAGCTTACCATCCAGGACTACCGCAAGCGCGCCGCCCCGCAGGAGAGCTCCTGCGGCGGCTCCCCTTCCGGCACCGAGGCCCTCCTGTCGCCCTTTGAGCGCAGGGTCCTCTGCCACCTGCCGAGGGCCGGCGTCATGGGAAAGCGCGGACGCGTCCAACCCCTCATTCTGCCGCCCAACTGCGAGTCTTGCCTCGACCTTCTCCTTCAAACCAGCGCCGACGTGGGCGTGGACCCGGAGAGCCCCTACATCTTCTCCCGCCCCTATCATTCCCCCGCGACCCCGCTCCGCGGCACGGACCTCCTCAGGAACCTGGCGCGGGCAAGCGGCGTCAAGAACCCCGGCGCGATCACGGGGACGCGGGTCCGCCGGCAGGTGGCCATTCTCACGCAGCTCCTGTTCCTGGAGGAGGGCCAGGCTCCGGGCTGCGCCACCAAGCGCCTGGAGAACTTCCTGGAGACCGAGTACCACGTGACGCAGAACTGCTCCTCCATCGCACGGGACGCCGCCCTGATGGGGCGGGTGGGGCGTGTGGTTCTGTACGGCGAGAAGGAGGGCGTGCTGTTCCGCGGGATGAGCCTGCAGCACATCTGTCTGGAGTTGGACG TGATGTCCGGCAACTCTGTCGACTCCTTCTCAGAAGGCTCTGAGGCGGAGGACGTGAAGGAAGAGGTGCCGGAGAAGGTGGAGGTGATCGTGAAGAAGAAAGGACCGGGCAGACCCCCGAAGAGGAAGAGGGCGCCGACTCCTTCGGCAGTCAGCCCGTCGGTCGCCAGCGCCCCGAAAAGGAGGTCACTCCCGCCCAAATCAG GAAAACGCGGCGTGCTGAAGCGTCCCTGGTCAGAGGCGGAGCGCGTCGCCGTGGAAACGCACCTCAAGCGCAATCTGGCCGATCTGCGCGTGCCCGCCAAGGCAGACTGCGAGCGCTGCCTGGAGCTCTGCCCGCTGCTCGTCAGCAACCAGCGCGACTGGCGTGCCATCAAATTCTACGTGCACAACCGCATACAGCTGCTGAAGAAGCAGGGCCGGCGGGAAAGTGCCGCCATGGCCGCCGCTGCCACCGCCGCTGTCTGTTGA
- the LOC133397766 gene encoding uncharacterized protein LOC133397766 isoform X2: MDPLPCVPELGEEGAGGVRGPVLFHPPPNCRIREVHCGTQVRLVVIAIRDIAKGEEITVDYSLTDWGENAMDEEAGPHPLSLSVSDYLTPSWSLSPSSSPLTHSEPSDSDREEDEEEEEDDDDDEEEEEEEMEAMRGRMLRRRKKRNIPAVVSAKKKGTPASSRGPGRPCSSFSAPPGRSNPQPVSALAPPTTNINNNININIGGSSGAPVSRRQHCLYCGRHYRSLSRHLEKHHANQPEVRSAMELAHLRTHSNGNPSPASAAHGHSFAVPQPSAPGPAPPPSLFARGRESPGTRSGAVSFSLSLSPPAQKKVGSGSPLPTAKRVAPPTAPRVKSPAPPPPSPPRRGRRMKREKLEEQQKVEVERVQEDLAPPPTPEPDIDLEEDLDLSADGDGDAPEEKNGETTRSRRHHMSPLLSSLSSLVVYLRQQQHAAFLSLGRSRSAEAWRQLCHASLSLLILFNRQRECEVAKLTIQDYRKRAAPQESSCGGSPSGTEALLSPFERRVLCHLPRAGVMGKRGRVQPLILPPNCESCLDLLLQTSADVGVDPESPYIFSRPYHSPATPLRGTDLLRNLARASGVKNPGAITGTRVRRQVAILTQLLFLEEGQAPGCATKRLENFLETEYHVTQNCSSIARDAALMGRVGRVVLYGEKEGVLFRGMSLQHICLELDVMSGNSVDSFSEGSEAEDVKEEVPEKVEVIVKKKGPGRPPKRKRAPTPSAVSPSVASAPKRRSLPPKSGKRGVLKRPWSEAERVAVETHLKRNLADLRVPAKADCERCLELCPLLVSNQRDWRAIKFYVHNRIQLLKKQGRRESAAMAAAATAAVC; encoded by the exons ATGGACCCGTTACCATG CGTGCCGGAGCTGGGCGAAGAAGGGGCAGGCGGCGTCCGGGGACCCGTGCTCTTTCACCCGCCGCCCAATTGCAGGATTCGCGAGGTGCACTGCGGGACTCAGGTGCGGCTGGTCGTCATAGCGATCCGAGACATCGCCAAAGGGGAGGAGATCACGGTGGACTACAGCCTGACGGACTGGGGCGAAAACGCCATG GACGAGGAGGCCGGCCCCCACCCGCTGTCCCTCTCTGTTTCGGATTACCTCACTCCCTCCTGGTCACTGTCGCCCTCATCCTCGCCACTCACCCACTCCGAACCCAGCGATTCAGACcgggaggaggacgaggaggaggaagaggatgatgatgatgatgaggaggaagaggaagaggaaatggAGGCGATGCGGGGCCGGATGCTTCGCCGGCGCAAGAAGCGCAATATCCCCGCTGTGGTCAGCGCCAAGAAAAAGGGCACGCCCGCCTCCTCCCGTGGGCCGGGGCGCCCCTGCTCGTCCTTCTCGGCGCCCCCTGGCAGGTCTAACCCGCAGCCAGTCAGCGCCCTGGCCCCCCCGACCACCAACATCAACAATAACATCAACATAAACATTGGCGGCTCCAGTGGCGCCCCGGTGAGCCGGCGCCAGCACTGTCTGTACTGCGGGCGCCACTATCGGTCTTTGTCGCGCCACCTGGAGAAGCATCACGCCAACCAGCCCGAGGTGCGCTCGGCCATGGAGCTGGCGCACCTCCGCACGCACTCCAACGGCAATCCCTCACCCGCCTCCGCGGCTCACGGTCATTCCTTTGCGGTCCCGCAGCCTTCCGCCCCCGGACCGGCACCGCCACCCTCGCTCTTCGCCAGGGGGCGCGAATCGCCGGGTACCCGCTCCGGCGCCGTTTCTTTCTCCCTCTCCCTGTCGCCGCCCGCTCAGAAGAAGGTGGGGTCCGGCTCGCCGTTGCCGACCGCCAAGCGCGTCGCCCCTCCGACGGCGCCCCGGGTAAAGAGCCCCGCACCTCCTCCGCCGTCTCCCCCGAGGAGAGGTCGCAGGATGAAGAGGGAGAAGCTTGAAGAGCAGCAAAAGGTGGAGGTAGAGCGGGTCCAAGAGGATCTTGCTCCACCTCCAACGCCGGAGCCGGACATCGATCTCGAAGAAGATCTCGATTTGAGTGCGGATGGAGACGGCGACGCACCGGAGGAGAAGAACGGAGAGACCACCAG GTCACGCCGGCACCACATGTCTCCACTGCTGTCGTCGCTGTCCTCGTTGGTGGTGTACCTCCGCCAGCAGCAGCACGCCGCCTTCCTGTCGCTGGGCCGCTCCCGCTCCGCCGAGGCCTGGCGCCAGCTCTGCCACGCCAGCCTCTCGCTGCTCATCCTCTTCAACCGCCAGCGCGAGTGCGAGGTGGCCAAGCTTACCATCCAGGACTACCGCAAGCGCGCCGCCCCGCAGGAGAGCTCCTGCGGCGGCTCCCCTTCCGGCACCGAGGCCCTCCTGTCGCCCTTTGAGCGCAGGGTCCTCTGCCACCTGCCGAGGGCCGGCGTCATGGGAAAGCGCGGACGCGTCCAACCCCTCATTCTGCCGCCCAACTGCGAGTCTTGCCTCGACCTTCTCCTTCAAACCAGCGCCGACGTGGGCGTGGACCCGGAGAGCCCCTACATCTTCTCCCGCCCCTATCATTCCCCCGCGACCCCGCTCCGCGGCACGGACCTCCTCAGGAACCTGGCGCGGGCAAGCGGCGTCAAGAACCCCGGCGCGATCACGGGGACGCGGGTCCGCCGGCAGGTGGCCATTCTCACGCAGCTCCTGTTCCTGGAGGAGGGCCAGGCTCCGGGCTGCGCCACCAAGCGCCTGGAGAACTTCCTGGAGACCGAGTACCACGTGACGCAGAACTGCTCCTCCATCGCACGGGACGCCGCCCTGATGGGGCGGGTGGGGCGTGTGGTTCTGTACGGCGAGAAGGAGGGCGTGCTGTTCCGCGGGATGAGCCTGCAGCACATCTGTCTGGAGTTGGACG TGATGTCCGGCAACTCTGTCGACTCCTTCTCAGAAGGCTCTGAGGCGGAGGACGTGAAGGAAGAGGTGCCGGAGAAGGTGGAGGTGATCGTGAAGAAGAAAGGACCGGGCAGACCCCCGAAGAGGAAGAGGGCGCCGACTCCTTCGGCAGTCAGCCCGTCGGTCGCCAGCGCCCCGAAAAGGAGGTCACTCCCGCCCAAATCAG GAAAACGCGGCGTGCTGAAGCGTCCCTGGTCAGAGGCGGAGCGCGTCGCCGTGGAAACGCACCTCAAGCGCAATCTGGCCGATCTGCGCGTGCCCGCCAAGGCAGACTGCGAGCGCTGCCTGGAGCTCTGCCCGCTGCTCGTCAGCAACCAGCGCGACTGGCGTGCCATCAAATTCTACGTGCACAACCGCATACAGCTGCTGAAGAAGCAGGGCCGGCGGGAAAGTGCCGCCATGGCCGCCGCTGCCACCGCCGCTGTCTGTTGA